In a genomic window of Scyliorhinus torazame isolate Kashiwa2021f chromosome 5, sScyTor2.1, whole genome shotgun sequence:
- the LOC140419563 gene encoding uncharacterized protein, protein MEGKSIVHSGEKPYTCCVCGRGFTRSSGLTSHKCSHTEEKPWKCEYCGKEFNYPSRLETHRRSHTGERPFTCSKCGRGFTQLSALRKHQQIHTGERPFPCSKCGKRFTQPSALRKHKRIHTGERPFTCSECGKGFTQSSALQKHQRVHTDQKPFQCPDCGKSYKSSGEPMLHQRVHTDEKPFRCSHCGTGFRRSSHLTVHQRSHTGERPFICSQCGKEFTQSSNLLTHQRIHTGERPFTCFWCGKGFTESATLQNHRRIHTGERPFACSQCGKGFTQSSALRKHQQIHTGGGGHSSVPGVG, encoded by the coding sequence atggaaggaaaaagcatcgttcacagtggagagaaaccgtatacgtgttgtgtgtgtggacgaggattcactcgatcatcaggcctcacaagccacaaatgcagtcacactgaggagaaaccgtggaaatgtgagtacTGTGGGAAAGAATTCAATTACCCATCCAGGCTGGAAACTCAtcgccgcagtcacactggggagagaccattcacctgctccaagtgtgggaggggattcactcagttatctgccctgcggaaacaccaacaaattcacactggggagagaccattcccctgctccaagtgtgggaagagattcactcagccatccgccCTGCGCAAACataagcgaattcacactggggagagaccattcacctgctctgagtgtgggaagggattcactcagtcatcggccctgcagaagcaccagcgagttcacactgatcagaaaccttttcaatgtcctgactgcgggaagagctataaaagttctggggaaccgatgctccatcaacgtgttcacactgacgagaaaccgttcaggtgctctcactgtgggactgggttcagacgatcatctcacctcactgtacatcagcgaagtcacactggggagaggccgtttatctgctcccagtgtgggaaggaattcactcagtcatccaacctgctgacacaccagcgaattcacactggggagagaccattcacctgcttctggtgtgggaagggattcactgagtcagccACCCTGCAGAaccaccggcgaattcacactggggagagaccattcgcctgctctcagtgtgggaagggattcactcagtcatcagctctgcggaaacaccagcaaattcacactgggggggggggccattCATCTGTTCCTGGTGTAGgatga